One Planctomycetia bacterium genomic window carries:
- a CDS encoding NAD(P)-binding protein, giving the protein MPIRVSNLRLSIDETEAALVERLASVLNLRREEIPHWRMLRKSLDTRDKRDPSFVYSVEVQATADEGRLVEIAQRQRRGANVELYVEPPFELPPSGDRPLEHQPVVIGSGPAGLAAAVFLAEAGYRPLVLERGREVRARIRDVKALEAGGEIDPESNYLFGEGGAGTFSDGKLTCRLTGPDVRRILELFAESKGKPGVLYEHRPHLGSNRLPAVVKALRRRILAHGGEVRFECRVEDFDIADGQLRGLHTSSGYLPANVAILATGHSARDTFEMLLRRGVAMVQKPFQIGVRIEQLQEQVNRAQYGDARLEAKLGAADYTLVANGKHDLFSFCMCAGGQVIPSVSEPGCFCTNGMSLSHRASPFANSGLMITLDPSEFGGADILAGMMLQRKYEALAFEAGQRQYLCPIQRADDFLARRMTRDKPASSYERGVVPTALAALLPPQVELALRECLPQLDRRWRGRFLDGATLVGPEARGSSPVRILRDKETFVAPGVEGLYPSGEGAGYAGGIVSAAVDGLRCAKAIIARYQALA; this is encoded by the coding sequence ATGCCCATCCGCGTTTCCAATCTTCGCCTCAGCATTGACGAGACCGAGGCTGCGCTTGTGGAGCGGTTGGCGTCGGTGCTAAATCTCCGCCGCGAAGAGATCCCGCACTGGCGGATGTTGCGGAAGAGCCTTGATACGCGCGACAAGCGCGATCCGTCATTTGTCTATTCCGTCGAAGTCCAGGCGACGGCCGATGAAGGGCGCTTGGTAGAGATTGCGCAGCGGCAACGGCGCGGCGCGAATGTGGAGCTGTATGTCGAGCCGCCGTTCGAATTGCCGCCGTCAGGCGATCGGCCACTTGAGCACCAGCCCGTCGTAATTGGGTCCGGCCCCGCCGGGCTCGCCGCAGCGGTGTTTCTCGCCGAGGCCGGCTATCGTCCGCTCGTGTTGGAGCGCGGGCGGGAAGTGCGCGCGCGGATTCGCGACGTGAAGGCGCTGGAGGCCGGCGGGGAGATTGACCCTGAGAGCAACTATCTGTTCGGCGAAGGAGGCGCGGGCACTTTTAGCGACGGGAAGCTGACTTGCCGGTTGACGGGGCCGGACGTGCGGCGCATTTTAGAATTGTTCGCCGAGTCGAAGGGGAAGCCAGGCGTGCTGTATGAGCACCGCCCGCACTTGGGAAGCAATCGCTTGCCGGCGGTGGTGAAGGCGCTGCGGCGAAGGATCCTGGCGCACGGCGGCGAAGTGCGGTTCGAGTGCCGCGTCGAAGATTTCGACATTGCCGACGGGCAACTGCGCGGGCTGCATACGTCGAGCGGTTACCTGCCGGCAAACGTGGCGATCCTGGCGACCGGGCACAGCGCGCGCGATACGTTTGAGATGTTGCTGCGGCGCGGCGTGGCAATGGTGCAGAAGCCGTTTCAGATCGGCGTGCGGATCGAACAATTGCAGGAGCAGGTCAATCGCGCACAGTACGGCGACGCAAGGCTGGAGGCCAAGCTGGGCGCGGCAGACTACACACTTGTTGCCAACGGCAAGCACGACCTGTTCAGCTTCTGCATGTGCGCTGGCGGTCAAGTGATTCCGAGCGTCTCGGAGCCGGGATGTTTTTGCACGAACGGCATGAGCCTGTCGCATCGCGCGAGTCCGTTCGCCAACAGCGGGCTGATGATCACGCTCGATCCGAGTGAATTCGGCGGCGCGGACATCCTGGCCGGGATGATGTTGCAGCGGAAGTATGAAGCGCTGGCCTTCGAAGCGGGACAAAGGCAGTATTTGTGCCCCATCCAGCGCGCGGATGATTTTCTGGCGCGGCGGATGACGCGCGACAAACCGGCGTCGAGTTACGAGCGCGGCGTAGTTCCCACGGCGCTCGCGGCGCTATTGCCGCCGCAGGTGGAGTTGGCACTACGCGAATGCCTACCGCAATTGGATCGGCGCTGGCGCGGCCGGTTTTTGGACGGGGCGACGTTGGTCGGGCCGGAAGCGCGCGGCAGCTCGCCGGTGCGGATTCTGCGCGACAAGGAGACGTTCGTCGCGCCGGGCGTCGAGGGACTCTATCCCAGCGGCGAAGGCGCCGGTTATGCCGGCGGCATCGTCAGCGCGGCAGTAGATGGGTTGCGCTGTGCAAAGGCGATTATCGCGCGCTATCAAGCGTTGGCGTAG
- a CDS encoding sialate O-acetylesterase, translating to MKANLLALVALSLTFLPTVNVQAATPHGIFTDHMVLQRELPIPVWGTGQPGEKVSVRMAGHSAETTVDDQGHWHVELDALPAGGPHRLVIEGHFRAAVRDVLVGEVWLASGQSNMQWTINRSSEAEKVVAASSHPNIRLFTVPRRSTEEPEWNVNGAWEVCGPESTPEFSAVAYHFGVALHEKLGIPIGMVSTNYGGTPAEAWMSKESLAANEMVKYYVDQPRDLSNAQRPYGLYNAMVHPLAPMAVRGAIWYQGESNAGRAYEYKTLFPAMIADWRRAFRQPEMPFLFVQLAPFMDKTSEPGDSEWAELRDSQRLTAQNDKRTAMAVITDVGDEKDIHPVWKQPVGERLALAARAIAYGEEVEFQGAEPDTQHVGNALIKIKFSHVAGGLQAKDGPLTGFAIAGEDGKFVNATAEIVGQDEVDVRSDAVPEPKYVRYGWANFPQGNLWNGAGLPTSPFKTDEFRWTTQPK from the coding sequence ATGAAAGCAAACCTTCTGGCTTTGGTCGCGCTGTCGTTGACATTTTTGCCCACAGTCAACGTGCAAGCAGCGACGCCGCACGGCATTTTCACCGATCACATGGTCCTGCAGCGCGAGCTGCCAATCCCCGTTTGGGGCACTGGGCAGCCGGGCGAGAAGGTCTCCGTGCGGATGGCCGGTCACAGCGCCGAAACGACCGTCGACGATCAAGGCCACTGGCATGTGGAACTTGACGCACTGCCAGCGGGCGGCCCGCATCGACTGGTGATTGAAGGGCATTTCCGCGCGGCCGTGCGCGACGTGCTCGTGGGCGAAGTTTGGCTGGCGAGCGGCCAATCGAATATGCAATGGACGATCAATCGAAGCTCTGAAGCAGAGAAGGTAGTGGCCGCTTCGAGCCATCCGAACATCCGCTTGTTCACGGTCCCGCGCCGTTCGACAGAAGAGCCGGAGTGGAACGTGAATGGCGCGTGGGAAGTGTGCGGACCGGAATCGACGCCGGAGTTTTCCGCCGTGGCATATCACTTCGGCGTGGCGCTGCATGAGAAACTAGGCATCCCGATCGGCATGGTCAGCACGAACTACGGCGGCACGCCGGCCGAGGCCTGGATGAGCAAGGAGAGTCTGGCGGCGAACGAGATGGTGAAGTATTACGTCGATCAGCCGCGCGATTTGAGCAACGCGCAACGCCCTTATGGTCTCTACAACGCGATGGTGCATCCGCTCGCGCCCATGGCCGTTCGCGGGGCGATTTGGTATCAGGGGGAATCGAACGCTGGCCGGGCCTACGAATACAAAACGCTATTTCCGGCGATGATTGCCGATTGGCGGCGTGCGTTCCGTCAGCCTGAAATGCCGTTCCTGTTCGTGCAGCTTGCGCCTTTCATGGACAAGACCAGCGAGCCCGGCGACAGCGAATGGGCCGAACTGCGAGACTCGCAGCGGCTTACCGCCCAGAACGATAAGCGAACAGCGATGGCGGTGATCACGGACGTCGGCGATGAGAAGGACATTCACCCGGTCTGGAAGCAACCGGTCGGCGAACGATTGGCGCTGGCGGCCCGCGCGATCGCGTATGGCGAGGAAGTCGAATTCCAAGGTGCGGAGCCTGACACCCAACATGTCGGCAACGCATTGATCAAGATCAAGTTTTCTCACGTCGCGGGCGGGTTGCAGGCGAAAGACGGCCCGTTGACCGGGTTTGCGATCGCTGGCGAGGACGGGAAATTCGTGAACGCCACGGCGGAGATCGTCGGTCAAGATGAAGTTGACGTGCGCAGCGATGCGGTGCCGGAGCCGAAGTACGTCCGCTACGGCTGGGCGAATTTCCCGCAGGGGAACCTCTGGAACGGCGCCGGATTGCCGACGAGTCCGTTCAAGACCGATGAATTCCGCTGGACGACGCAGCCGAAGTAG
- a CDS encoding thioredoxin domain-containing protein — MPNRLASESSPYLLQHANNPVDWYPWDSEAHDKARAEGKPIFLSIGYAACHWCHVMEHESFEDAEIAKLLNENFVCIKVDREERPDLDQIYMHAVQMIAGRGGWPMSMFLTPDLKPFYGGTYWPPRDSRGMPGFDRILHAVLDAWRHRQEQVQETAANLTDSVRRLENWGQPEQDSLRLDTLWKAAGALERSFDHTHGGFGGAPKFPHPMDLRLLLRAWQRTGREGLLGMVAQTLEKMAAGGIYDQLGGGFHRYSVDERWLVPHFEKMLYDNALLTPCYLEAYQATGNKDFATVARETLDYVLREMTGPEGGFYSTLDADSEGEEGKFYVWSADEVRAALGEAFDRFAYVYDVTPEGNFEGHTILNRPKSWEQCAKILGQDEATLRSEMVQCRAKLLSLREPRVRPGLDDKRLLSWNGMMIEAMAMAGAVLDEPRYVDGARRAAEFLLASMRTTGGGLAHSYRLGTARGDAFLDDYACLASGLMAIYEATFEERWIDDAARILDYVLAHFQDSNGGGFYYTSDRHETLIARQKDALDSSVPSGNSAAATALGKLGRLTGEARFTDAAEQTLRAAAGFLDQYPTGMGQMLLALDAQLGPSSELVFLADGDSPDTKRALSALRRQFLPRASVALRSVKVGELTSKLLDAQFTGKKGQTAPTLYVCSGSTCQPPVSGAEAIAARLDEVARVAT, encoded by the coding sequence ATGCCCAATCGTCTCGCCAGCGAATCCAGCCCGTATCTTTTGCAGCACGCGAACAATCCGGTGGACTGGTATCCCTGGGACAGCGAGGCGCACGACAAAGCGCGCGCGGAAGGCAAGCCGATTTTTCTCTCGATTGGCTACGCCGCATGTCATTGGTGTCACGTGATGGAGCACGAGAGTTTTGAAGATGCGGAGATCGCCAAGCTGCTGAATGAAAACTTTGTCTGCATCAAGGTCGATCGCGAGGAGCGGCCTGACCTCGATCAAATCTACATGCATGCCGTGCAGATGATCGCCGGCCGCGGCGGCTGGCCGATGTCGATGTTTCTGACGCCCGACCTCAAACCGTTCTACGGCGGCACCTATTGGCCCCCGCGCGATAGCCGCGGCATGCCTGGCTTCGATCGCATTCTCCATGCCGTGCTCGACGCCTGGCGCCATCGCCAAGAACAGGTGCAAGAAACCGCGGCGAATCTCACCGACAGCGTTCGTCGCCTCGAAAACTGGGGCCAGCCGGAACAGGATTCGCTCCGCCTCGACACACTTTGGAAGGCCGCCGGCGCGTTGGAGCGCAGCTTCGATCACACGCACGGCGGATTTGGCGGCGCGCCGAAGTTCCCGCACCCGATGGACCTGCGGCTGCTCTTGCGCGCCTGGCAACGCACCGGTCGCGAAGGTCTGTTAGGGATGGTCGCGCAGACACTGGAAAAAATGGCGGCGGGCGGCATCTACGACCAACTCGGCGGCGGCTTTCATCGCTATTCCGTCGACGAGCGTTGGCTCGTGCCGCATTTCGAGAAGATGCTTTACGACAATGCGTTGCTCACTCCCTGCTACTTGGAAGCCTATCAAGCGACGGGCAACAAGGATTTCGCCACGGTCGCGCGCGAAACGCTCGACTACGTCCTGCGCGAAATGACCGGCCCGGAGGGGGGCTTCTACAGCACACTGGACGCCGACAGCGAAGGCGAGGAAGGCAAGTTCTACGTCTGGTCGGCCGATGAAGTCCGCGCGGCGCTCGGCGAGGCGTTCGACCGCTTCGCCTACGTTTATGACGTCACGCCGGAGGGCAATTTCGAGGGACACACCATCCTCAACCGCCCGAAGAGCTGGGAGCAATGCGCCAAGATCCTCGGTCAAGATGAAGCGACGCTGCGCAGCGAAATGGTGCAATGCCGCGCCAAACTCTTGTCATTGCGCGAACCTCGCGTGCGCCCCGGTCTCGACGACAAGAGGTTGTTGAGCTGGAACGGGATGATGATCGAAGCGATGGCGATGGCCGGCGCGGTCCTGGACGAGCCGCGATACGTCGACGGCGCACGCCGCGCGGCGGAATTCCTGCTCGCCAGCATGCGCACCACAGGGGGAGGACTCGCTCACAGTTACCGGCTCGGCACAGCCCGTGGCGACGCCTTTCTCGACGACTACGCCTGCCTCGCTTCCGGCTTGATGGCGATTTACGAAGCCACGTTCGAAGAGCGCTGGATCGACGACGCGGCGCGGATTCTGGACTATGTCCTCGCGCATTTCCAAGATTCCAACGGCGGTGGATTCTACTACACGAGCGATCGCCACGAGACGCTCATCGCGCGTCAAAAGGACGCCCTCGACAGTTCCGTCCCGAGCGGCAATTCGGCCGCCGCCACGGCGCTCGGGAAGCTTGGTCGCCTAACGGGCGAGGCGCGCTTTACCGACGCGGCGGAGCAAACCTTGCGCGCCGCCGCCGGCTTCCTGGACCAATACCCAACCGGCATGGGCCAGATGCTCCTGGCGCTCGACGCCCAGCTTGGCCCGTCGTCAGAGCTGGTGTTCCTCGCCGATGGGGACAGTCCAGATACCAAGCGAGCATTGTCCGCGCTCCGTCGCCAATTCCTGCCCCGCGCCAGTGTAGCGCTCCGCTCGGTGAAAGTCGGCGAGTTAACGTCGAAGTTGCTCGACGCCCAATTCACTGGGAAGAAAGGACAGACAGCGCCGACTCTGTATGTCTGCAGCGGATCAACCTGCCAACCGCCAGTCAGCGGCGCCGAAGCCATCGCAGCACGCCTCGACGAGGTTGCGCGCGTTGCGACATAG